CACTGACAAGTGAAGTAAATAATACTgatttatctcattacagtggcacctgtcaaggggtgggatattaggcagcaagatatATTagttagttcttgaagttgatctgttggaaacaggaaaaaaatgggcaagcgtaatgatctgagcaactttgacaagggccaaattgtgatggctggttgactgggtctgagcatctccaaaatggcacatcttgtggggtgttcctggtatgcagtgcacttttggtacctaccaaaagtggtcaaagGAAAGGCAACCCGTGAAGGGGTCATGAGCGGCCAAAGCTTGTTGATTCACATGGGGGACTAAGGCTAGCTCATATAGtacgatcccacagaagagcgacTGTAACACTAACTGCTGAAAAACTTaatgttgacacctttctgttttagtcagAATTAActgtttcagcagtttgtgctacagttgctcttctgtgggattggacattACAAGCTAGCCATAGTGCCCCATGAAAATCAATGAGCCCTCGAtatccatgaccctgttgctagttcaccggttgtccttccttggaccacttttggtaggtactagccactgcatatcaggaacaccccataagatgtgccattttggagatgctcaggccCAGTCATGtagagccatcacaatttgggccttgtcaaagtcgctcagatctttacacttacccatttttcctgtttccaacacatcaactttgaggactgactgttctcttgctgcctaatatacagTATCCCACCCCCCtgccaggtgccattgtaacaacataatcaaatgttattcacttcacctgtcagtggtcataatgttatggctgatatcctgagagatgcattttatttgaaggacaggtttttttgttttttcttttaactttCAGTTGCCAATTAATGCATTCATGAAGCCAAAAATCAGAACAGTAAGAATCCTCAAGCATCATCTTGTCTGTGTACAATTCTTGGCTCCAAGCTTATCTGTAGTCCCAGACCAGCTTCTCCACTTTTTATGACCTAATATGGTACCATGTGTACAGGGCATTAGTCTACTGATAGCTCTTATCTTAGATTCAAACAGTAATATATGGGGAACACAGTATTATTCTTTACAGTTATCTGCTTGTAGCTTTATATTTTCAAAGTGGATGGTATAAAGTGGCAGAAACACTGCAGTGAAATCACAGGGTGCAGTTGTTCTGTTAGGGAAACTGAACTAACTTATCAGTAAAGATGTCTTCATTTTCAGTGGATGTGCCACACCTAGAAATGTTTCCATGACTTCATTATCAATAGCTTTTATAGCCAATAACTAACCATTTTAATTCTGTTCAACACAGAATACCTTCATAGCATGTCTATACAGGTATCATCCATGCTTTAACACTTACCAACTCTGTTTCTCACactaggtgggtttttttttttccctcttaaaAACCTTCTTAGCAAGTTAGTCATTGGTTTGCTAAAATACTGAACGTTAAGAGTAATGATTTTGACAAGTCTGTTATTTAAAACTACCCAAAGCACAAAATGAGTGGTGGGTGTTTGTCTGTCTTGTCTGTCTTGTCTGtcttgtttgattgattgattgattgattgattgattgattgattgattgaaagcTTTGTAGCTACTTAATGTGACCCTAGAATTTATAgctaaatattatacatggttaaACTGTTCTATTCTCCCCCCCAATATTTGCAGCTCAGGATGAGGGGCAGAAAATTGATGTGACTGCTCTGTTGGTGGGCCTCATCGCTGGTGGAGTGGCCATCATCATAGTGGGTCTCGTGATCTGGTATTCCTGCCAGAACAATTGCAAAACCAAGTAAGGACTCGCTGCACATGCTGGTTCCAGTAGAATACGCTTGCAGGGCAACATATATTTTTCTCAAAGCCATCAACATTTGTATGCTGAAGTCATCAGATGCTATCAAACCctttgctgcccccccccccttctagCAGGTGCTGTTAGTTGTACCATAAAGCAAACACAATGAGTAAACAAACACGGCTACTCTAGCCAGTAGAAGTCAGTGTTACAAGATTGAAAACAATTTCAATTACGCATGAGGGAGATGCAGCTATGAGATGTTATTTGCTAGCACGTATAAGTGCTAAGTACAAACTGAGAGAAATCCGTTATGAAGACTTCTGTGTGTTTTAGTATTTTTGTATATGTCATTTTAAGCCTGTTTGAGAATCATTATTCTTCCCTCAGGGTAGGATGGGTAGCTTAAGAGTTAAGTATATGCAAGTAAGGTAATTTAGATGTCTGACATTGGTGTTGTGTCTCAATATCTTAAACAAGTACTACAGTAAATGTCAGACCAGTGTGGGAAAGCACTCTGGTTAGCTTTCTGCTAACATTGAAACATTGCCTGGTATGTTAATGTGGCTTGCAGTGTGAAACTTAttggtttttctctcaagaagtaGAATTTAGGGCTGCATCTTGCACTCCAGAGAAACATGGTGTAACACCTACAGTTTCTCTTTGGAATATCCATGGTTTTTAACTGTGTTGcagtataactgtgtgtgtgtgtgtgtgtgtgtgtgtgtggggtcaggCCCGTCAGGACTCGCTCAAGACGCAGTAATGCCTCTGTGATCATTAGAAGGCTAGAGGAGGTGTCTCTGCATCCCATCCCTGCTCCTCCTTTATCAGATGAAGTAGAAACACATGGTCTCCCCTCATATGAGCAGGCCATAGCTGTATCTGGACCACACGATGCTCCACCACCACCATATCCtgggtatatacacacacagatgcaTATGCACTAAAATTGCCGTTTGTCAGGTTACACTGAACAGCCTTTTTTCCCCATAGGCTGTGCTGGAGACTTTCAGTACACCCCATCAGTAAAGCGTTTTGTGGAGTGTAGAGTCGCATGCATTATAAGATGCTCgtcacaaaaacaaaaaaaaaccaccaagcTGGAAGTTAGTATGACCATAGTCTCAGCCTTAGATGCTCCATCCACAGGTTGTGGACCATCTGAGATCTTTTCTACACTTTTGTTGACCACAAGTTTCAGCATCTTGCAGTCTGCTTTCCATGCACACACTTTTTCATTTTCACTGAATGGTATCTCATCTTTAATTTGCTCAAGTGGTTGTTTTAACTTTGTGTTTAAACTGCTTTCTCAGTCACATTATCATGATAGCAATTTGACTGTAATTACAACACTTAAGTCAAACTAAATTAGCAGTTATAGAGTAATGCACATCACTATAAGGAGCAGGTCATCAATCACCTCAAACGTGAATACTGTTATTGTTTCTGCATCAGTGTTTGGATGCTTCCTGTAGAATCTAAAGGTTTTTCTGGTGTTAACTGACATTTATACAGTATTGGTAAAAAGCAACTTTAAGAAATCATTATCTCATTGTTGATGATTATACATCCTTTTGTCCATTCATATAGTGGGTTTGGAAAATATTTAGACCTCTTGAGTTTTTGCACACTTGTTATAGATTTAATAATGGCAAAGCACAAACATGTTTTTAGAATTttatgcaaatttattaaaaatcaaaacctgaaaTATCTCCTTTTGATAAATATTCAGACCCCTGGCTAAAGCACTCCAAGTAGAGCTCGGGTGCATCCTGTTTTGCTCTTGAGAGGTCTCTAAAACTTTGACTTCAATTGTTTGGATGTGATTTAGAAAGACATAAAtctgtatgagtgtgtgtttttataAGGTCCCGCAGTTCACAGTGTGTTGGACCTAAAAACAAGCTATGAAGTCCAAGGAACTGCCAGTAGACCTCCACAATCAAATTGTCAAGACCTAGATCTGAACAAGTGTATAGAACCATTTCTAAAGCCTTAAATTTCCCAGGAGTGCAGTGGGCTCCATCATTatgaaatggaagaagtttggagcaACTATGACTCTTCCTAGAGCTGTGCATCTGAGCAAAACTCAATAGCTGAGCAGGGAGGAGACCAAGGACCCAATGGGCCACTCTAACAGAGCTTCAGACGTCCTCCACAGAGATGGGAAAACCATCCTCAGAAATACTCCATCAGTCAGGCCTTTATGGCAGAGTGGCTAAACAGCGTATACCGTAGCAGACACTTGAAGGGAAAAGATTATCTGGTGTGGGGGGAATTAACTTTTTAAGTTGAACTCCAAGCACTATATCTGGTGAAAACGAGGTACTGTTCATCAGCTGGTAATCCTATCCCTGTGGTGAAGAATGCCCAAATCCTGGTGTGCAAATCTTCTAGAAGATTTCCAAGAAGTCTTGAAGCTATAATTGCTGCTaaatgtgggtggtaaaagagagcagctggacttgcttgaagattcttgaagacatttcacctctcatccgaaaggatgactgagaatcttcacagacaaattgCTGCTAAAGGTACTTTTGAATAAAGAGTCTGAATATTTATCAAAATGAGAGATTTCAGTTTTTGACTTTTCATAATTTTAGAAGTGTTTCcaaattttgtttttgctttgtggGTTATGGGGTATTGTAGATTAATGGCAAAAAAGAACATTTAAAGGCTGTGAATCCTTTTGCACCCACTGTCCATATATTGAGCATGCATCCATCCATACACAACTGTGTTTAAATGTTGTGATGAATCAGTGACACTTGGGCCTCTGTGATTTAATTACAAAACTGTCATATCTTTTTCTGCAGGTCAAGACCAGGCACCATTCGACGATAACCCAAAcctctcatttaaaaaaaaaaaaactggattggGAGTTTCTTAATTTAAACTAGAAACTGTAATGTGTTGTAAACTGTTTTATTTTAGAATCACACACAGAATTGGCTTGGTTATTAATAATAATGTACTGGGCTTACACTCATTATGAAGATGCCATATATGTGCTTGATTTATCTAATATTTTAAATGCTTCATTGCTTCTCCATTTTGCAGCACTGTATGAGTAGCTAGTTGACCAGGTCATTTCACTTTTTGCTTGTGAATGAAGCACACTAAGATTATGCTAAATGCAAATGGCCTATAATGCAGTTGATTCTATGCATCTTTTGAGGGTTTTTGATGAAGGAAAATGGTGAAATATTTTTGTGAAGAAAAACATGAAGACTTCATATAGACCTCAGTTGTTTCCCATTAACACTGACCTACCACCCAAAACCAGCTTTACCTCGTTTACTTCTCTTCATGATACTTGTTGATATACTGATAAATAATGACCAATTATTTATTTCTTAATTGCATCTCAGTATTTTGTTCATCTTTTGTCCTGTCTGTAAATGTGAAATGAAGCCACACAAATCGGAGCACTGTTCTGTAAACCGAGATTAATGTAGCCCCCCTGATAAAAATTACGTGGTTTAGGGTAAATAAGATGGTCAACACgaggtctcccccccccccccttccttttAATGTTTTGATGATTTATGTATGTTTGCCAAAGCAGATAGAGCTAATAtatgttcaatacaaagttaattaatttaaaaaaaacatgaaaataaattTTTTCTTGTACACCAATGCATACACGTGCATACAATTATGGGGGGAAAAAGAATCTCAAActggaaaaatattttttccTAATCTATATAAATAatcttatttatatagcacattttatTTTGAATCCAAGGTGCCTTACGTAAAAGACAAGAAATTGGGCAAATTATAAAACGGTCCAcagtctcactctcacacacacacacgcactttttATAGATATAATGATTGCTATAATGCAATTAGAATTAAATGTTATGCTGTTCATAATACTTGTTGCTGTAATTAGAAATGTTAGTTTTATAAGTTGATATTTGTTTTGAAATATAAATGCATTTTTGTTTAACCTATAATTTAGTGCGTTTAGCATAGTGTAAACTTTGTTTAAATGAttatgcaatgtacaatatttttTGTATAATAAATAATTTATTCATAATATTATATAAGTGATATTTACATGCCAATTATTAGTTCATAATTTTAGAGTATTATGAATGTAATTTTACTGGTAATGTTAAGTTTAAAAAAGTGTAAAACTTCCAGCTCCAGTAGGAAGTGGTTGTTGGGAAATGAGCCAGAATGGGAATGGGGAGCACCGCCGCCGCCGCGCACATctgagtaggttttttttttttttttaattttggagaGTTTATTACATACGCTGATCATCACACACACAGCTTTGCCATCTCCCACGAAACTCCAGCACCGCGGATCGCCACGGAGCCCGGCgcattttctattaaaatgtgatCGCGTTGTGTTTACTCTGTGGGGAAACGGCGTGAGTCCCGAGCCCGTCGCGGGAGGATGGACGGACGCTACCTGGGTTCGGGCTTCGCGGAGCGGCGGGCCACATCAGGCGAGACCGCGGATTGGGCCTACAGCAACCCGGCTAGGTaggacagacacggggagagaagAGGACGGGGAAA
The genomic region above belongs to Neoarius graeffei isolate fNeoGra1 chromosome 6, fNeoGra1.pri, whole genome shotgun sequence and contains:
- the prrg4 gene encoding transmembrane gamma-carboxyglutamic acid protein 4, with translation MLIFVFVLCGFTFCGLCVCETDIESTKKVEDRNAVFMEEWEANTILGRHLLYNRFDFEIFTPGNLERECIEEVCNYEEAREVFENIPDTDAFWKKYTGAQDEGQKIDVTALLVGLIAGGVAIIIVGLVIWYSCQNNCKTKPVRTRSRRSNASVIIRRLEEVSLHPIPAPPLSDEVETHGLPSYEQAIAVSGPHDAPPPPYPGSRPGTIRR